A single region of the Neodiprion pinetum isolate iyNeoPine1 chromosome 5, iyNeoPine1.2, whole genome shotgun sequence genome encodes:
- the LOC124219319 gene encoding neurofilament heavy polypeptide produces MSDRKNHKPKKLRKRSQDNSSSNSSESTSSASSDDESNAQNLKPIKDYLVDRRELARQLFIAVKGDKLRMMLPQVLKKMEQNELEEWCANELSGMSKARILSILNGQPLLQSSDSDDTDDSGPSLEIISDTEEWGDASDVDAVPREEVQAPKKGLGSKKDKPKSKLWSEKTSKEKAKPRDIQKYKVKMESDSKTHRSGAEVIVKKEAESEQSKEKDGESLLDLLELEMRARAIRALIRKEEDIIPTNSTTVMTAQSNVSNSGSSLAVNSKARARDRNLSLKVVEDKLQELDTIMSGQTNQEIPVEEDVVLVLQPTTTIELLSSESDGEGGQGKRRNQRLENERVPKNGVASSQENSGAVGSRKLSESQDSVAREKSKASTEQNSSPVAATVEIMGKANVGNAEISVETPVKKASTELETSRKFKRKTKDNSTTIEKSNPVSETQSSGKNDGNLASGVKEEAPKDAKVPESSRPEIQQKRMEEKTEIPLAEKTERKPEAVNPREIDEDKSTDLEIVIDLDDYPDDMEEPEPGEIRNPVQVEEKRPESSKDEAKSDSNAAETWATRYYQTEDVQSVIKESKIQSEIRKRLRERQRRARLNNSPGLNTAQNMPNASVVEKSGPEKSESPTTGSVEEYLALRNVETVTPRAESAKSNEVDKSVEYQISDGQTDAESIILTTAEPSATGHVERKLDGKTEVSEDH; encoded by the exons ATGTCGGATAGAAAAAATCACAAGCCAAAAAAGTTACGTAAACGAAGTCAG GATAATTCCAGCAGCAACAGTTCCGAAAGTACTTCTTCTGCGTCTTCGGACGACGAAAGCAATGCACAGAACTTGAAGCCAATCAAGGATTATTTGGTGGATCGTAGAGAACTTGCTCGTCAATTATTCATTGCCGTCAAGGGGGATAAGCTGCGCATGATGCTCCCACAAGTCTTGAAA AAAATGGAACAGAACGAGCTCGAAGAATGGTGTGCAAATGAGCTGAGCGGTATGTCCAAAGCACGTATCTTGTCTATACTAAACGGACAGCCCTTGCTCCAATCATCGGATTCTGACGACACCGATGATTCTG GTCCTTCTTTGGAAATAATATCCGACACCGAGGAATGGGGAGATGCGTCAGATGTAGATGCGGTGCCTAGAGAAGAGGTGCAAGCACCAAAGAAGGGACTTGGGTCCAAAAAAGACAAGCCAAAGTCAAAACTCTGGTCAGAAAAAACGAGTAAAGAGAAAGCTAAACCCAGGGACATTCAGAAATATAAAGTGAAAATGGAAAGCGACTCCAAGACGCATAGATCCGGGGCGGAAGTAATCGTAAAGAAAGAAGCTGAATCCGAACAGTCCAAGGAAAAAGACGGGGAGAGTTTGCTTGATCTTTTAGAGCTGGAAATGAGAGCTCGAGCCATCAGAGCGTTGATACGCAAAGAGGAGGACATAATCCCGACCAATTCTACCACTGTTATGACTGCCCAGAGCAACGTTTCAAACTCAGGTTCAAGCTTAGCTGTGAATTCGAAAGCAAGAGCCAGGGACCGGAATCTGAGTCTGAAGGTAGTCGAGGACAAGCTGCAGGAACTGGACACCATCATGTCCGGACAAACGAATCAGGAAATACCCGTTGAAGAAGATGTTGTGCTTGTTCTTCAGCCGACTACTACCATCGAATTACTGTCCAGCGAAAGTGACGGTGAAGGCGGTCAAGGAAAGCGCAGAAATCAGAGACTGGAAAACGAACGTGTACCGAAGAACGGCGTTGCGAGTTCTCAGGAGAACAGCGGTGCTGTGGGGAGCAGAAAACTAAGCGAAAGCCAGGATTCTGTTGCAAGAGAGAAGAGCAAGGCATCGACCGAGCAAAATTCCAGCCCTGTTGCTGCAACAGTAGAAATTATGGGAAAAGCGAACGTCGGGAATGCGGAGATATCGGTAGAAACGCCCGTGAAAAAAGCGAGCACAGAGTTGGAAACTTCCAGGAAGTTTAAAAGAAAGACGAAGGACAATTCGACGACGATTGAGAAAAGTAATCCCGTGTCGGAGACGCAATCGTCAGGTAAAAATGACGGTAACCTCGCTTCCGGGGTTAAGGAAGAGGCCCCGAAAGACGCGAAGGTGCCGGAAAGTTCGAGGCCTGAAATTCAGCAGAAACGGATGGAAGAGAAGACGGAAATTCCGCTGGCCGAGAAGACTGAACGAAAACCGGAAGCCGTGAATCCGCGCGAGATCGACGAGGACAAGTCGACCGATTTAGAGATAGTGATAGACCTCGACGACTATCCTGACGACATGGAGGAGCCGGAGCCCGGCGAAATTCGGAATCCCGTGCAAGTCGAGGAAAAGAGACCCGAGTCTTCGAAGGATGAAGCGAAAAGTGACTCCAACGCCGCGGAAACTTGGGCGACGCGTTATTACCAAACTGAGGACGTCCAAAGCGTGATAAAGGAGTCAAAGATCCAGTCCGAGATCAGAAAGAGGCTCAGAGAAAGGCAGCGACGCGCTAGGCTGAACAATTCCCCGGGTTTGAACACTGCGCAAAATATGCCAAACGCCTCTGTCGTAGAGAAAAGCGGCCCTGAAAAGAGCGAGAGTCCGACTACCGGGTCTGTCGAAGAATATCTCGCCCTAAGAAACGTCGAAACGGTGACTCCTCGCGCAGAGTCCGCGAAGAGCAACGAGGTGGACAAATCTGTGGAATATCAAATTTCCGACGGTCAAACTGACGCTGAGAGTATTATTTTAACGACGGCTGAGCCATCGGCTACAGGTCATGTCGAGAGGAAATTAGATGGCAAAACTGAAGTTAGCGAAGATCATTGA
- the LOC124219024 gene encoding uncharacterized protein isoform X1: MNKKVLDLSSLTEFVLHSLRSTDDVKNILRSQCEEVKFVLAPWNLETIEKRQIDQESCKCLGIPSLEDHVNEIATGIDRAVAQARQLREKLAINVLAEKKLARKPSVSQIYASGSRVTASKTRLSDSKGGKENGCKPSSDTNKRAVTEQCDIGIRQREPEEVKSNDTYCPKKKIPVKNQFEVPKALNEKDMRTKVSKGDKKSFTETCQLGRNRTRISESKQIDEKLISTSPYNLLAAASKADRTSKGKKNFIAANKSRIKNMEATNTRSQAVAKRSSSSSEKLIHSSHSLATEKSSDSSISGPTSAAELEKLISKLSVDSDTRLSGPNENSEAANCPVHDKNAPKYVEEKIYTSMDVTEGLDRFGVPSDLVKLLKVYHGYFNRQSTSKMANDKRGEKAEHRFLTEFHTMNHDREKLSTRRKLDNLCKDFLPMLKESCNKSMDFIELSQIKIRYTNLDTTCKLLEIRNFSPLKRKVCNMMQNRCTKSLIERNRTWRLNAVWNEACIPNFKEMSRVCYIRYANKNQLLVLFELMQRIQQLKYQATLVNLLNSEVVPSIRDTLEPNSEEYVEAYKMISIISNLLHQTVPVLVRTDQ; this comes from the exons atgaataagaAAGTCTTGGATTTGTCAAGCTTAACTGAATTCGTCCTCCACTCGCTTCGTTCGACGGACGATGTCAAGAATATTCTAAGGTCGCAATGCGAAGAAGTGAAATTCGTCCTCGCCCCATGGAATCTGGAGACAATTGAGAAGCGACAAATCGACCAAGAATCGTGCAAGTGCCTTGGG ATCCCATCGTTGGAGGATCATGTCAACGAAATAGCTACCGGTATAGACAGGGCGGTGGCGCAAGCTCGTCAACTTAGAGAAAAGCTTGCGATTAACGTTCTGGCAGAGAAAAAACTAGCTCGCAAGCCTAGCGTGAGTCAAATATATGCTTCCGGCTCAAGGGTGACGGCTAGCAAAACGAGGTTGTCCGATTCTAAGGGAGGAAAAGAGAATGGCTGTAAGCCTTCCAGCGATACGAACAAGCGAGCAGTAACTGAGCAGTGCGATATTGGAATAAGACAAAGAGAGCCAGAAGAAGTAAAGTCAAATGACACTTACTGtcctaagaaaaaaatacctgTTAAAAATCAGtttgaagttccgaaagcgtTGAATGAGAAAGACATGAGGACAAAAGTTAGCAAAGGggataaaaaatctttcactGAAACATGTCAACTTGGGAGGAATCGAACCAGAATATCAGAATCTAAACAAATTGATGAGAAGCTAATATCGACATCTCCATATAATTTACTAGCTGCTGCTTCGAAAGCGGATCGAACGTCAAAGGgaaagaagaatttcattGCCGCTAATAAATcacgtataaaaaatatggaaGCTACAAATACAAGATCGCAGGCTGTGGCGAAACGAAGTAGCAGCTCGTCGGAAAAATTG ATTCACAGCTCCCACAGTTTGGCAACTGAAAAATCTTCAGACTCATCAATTTCTGGCCCTACCTCGGCTGCTGagcttgaaaaattgatcagcaAACTGTCCGTTGATTCTGATACCCGCCTGTCAGGGCCGAACGAAAATTCAGAAGCTGCGAACTGCCCTGTGCACGATAAAAACGCTCCAAAGTATGTCGAGGAAAAGATTTACACAAGCATGGATGTAACGGAGGGTTTGGACAGATTTGGAGTACCCTCGGACCTCGTCAAACTTCTGAAAGTTTATCACGGCTATTTCAACAGGCAATCGACGAGTAAAATGGCAAACGACAAACGAGGCGAGAAAGCTGAGCACAGATTTCTCACAGAATTCCATACGATG AATCATGATAGggaaaaattatcaaccaGAAGAAAGCTGGATAATTTGTGTAAGGATTTTTTACCTATGCTGAAAGAGTCGTGCAACAAGAGCATGGATTTTATAGAACTGAGCCAGATTAAAATCCGTTACACAAATTTGGATACCACTTGTAAATTGCTCGAAATACGTAACTTCAGCCCCTTAAAAAGGAAAGTCTGCAACATGATGCAAAATCGTTGCACTAAGAGTTTAATAGAGAGAAACAGGACCTGGAGATTAAATGCTGTTTGGAATGAAGCATGTATTCCAAATTTCAAAG AAATGTCTCGGGTTTGTTATATACGATATGCGAACAAAAATCAACTGCTTGTATTGTTTGAGCTCATGCAAAGGATCCAACAACTCAAATATCAAGCAACATTGGTGAATTTGTTAAACAGCGAAGTAGTTCCCTCGATACGGGACACCTTAGAACCAAACAGCGAAGAATATGTCGAGGCGTACAAAATGATTTCGATCATATCAAACTTATTACACCAAACCGTTCCAGTTCTGGTCCGAACAGATCAATAA
- the LOC124219024 gene encoding uncharacterized protein isoform X2, with the protein MNKKVLDLSSLTEFVLHSLRSTDDVKNILRSQCEEVKFVLAPWNLETIEKRQIDQESCKCLGIPSLEDHVNEIATGIDRAVAQARQLREKLAINVLAEKKLARKPSVSQIYASGSRVTASKTRLSDSKGGKENGCKPSSDTNKRAVTEQCDIGIRQREPEEVKSNDTYCPKKKIPVKNQFEVPKALNEKDMRTKVSKGDKKSFTETCQLGRNRTRISESKQIDEKLISTSPYNLLAAASKADRTSKGKKNFIAANKSRIKNMEATNTRSQAVAKRSSSSSEKLIHSSHSLATEKSSDSSISGPTSAAELEKLISKLSVDSDTRLSGPNENSEAANCPVHDKNAPKYVEEKIYTSMDVTEGLDRFGVPSDLVKLLKVYHGYFNRQSTSKMANDKRGEKAEHRFLTEFHTMGKIINQKKAG; encoded by the exons atgaataagaAAGTCTTGGATTTGTCAAGCTTAACTGAATTCGTCCTCCACTCGCTTCGTTCGACGGACGATGTCAAGAATATTCTAAGGTCGCAATGCGAAGAAGTGAAATTCGTCCTCGCCCCATGGAATCTGGAGACAATTGAGAAGCGACAAATCGACCAAGAATCGTGCAAGTGCCTTGGG ATCCCATCGTTGGAGGATCATGTCAACGAAATAGCTACCGGTATAGACAGGGCGGTGGCGCAAGCTCGTCAACTTAGAGAAAAGCTTGCGATTAACGTTCTGGCAGAGAAAAAACTAGCTCGCAAGCCTAGCGTGAGTCAAATATATGCTTCCGGCTCAAGGGTGACGGCTAGCAAAACGAGGTTGTCCGATTCTAAGGGAGGAAAAGAGAATGGCTGTAAGCCTTCCAGCGATACGAACAAGCGAGCAGTAACTGAGCAGTGCGATATTGGAATAAGACAAAGAGAGCCAGAAGAAGTAAAGTCAAATGACACTTACTGtcctaagaaaaaaatacctgTTAAAAATCAGtttgaagttccgaaagcgtTGAATGAGAAAGACATGAGGACAAAAGTTAGCAAAGGggataaaaaatctttcactGAAACATGTCAACTTGGGAGGAATCGAACCAGAATATCAGAATCTAAACAAATTGATGAGAAGCTAATATCGACATCTCCATATAATTTACTAGCTGCTGCTTCGAAAGCGGATCGAACGTCAAAGGgaaagaagaatttcattGCCGCTAATAAATcacgtataaaaaatatggaaGCTACAAATACAAGATCGCAGGCTGTGGCGAAACGAAGTAGCAGCTCGTCGGAAAAATTG ATTCACAGCTCCCACAGTTTGGCAACTGAAAAATCTTCAGACTCATCAATTTCTGGCCCTACCTCGGCTGCTGagcttgaaaaattgatcagcaAACTGTCCGTTGATTCTGATACCCGCCTGTCAGGGCCGAACGAAAATTCAGAAGCTGCGAACTGCCCTGTGCACGATAAAAACGCTCCAAAGTATGTCGAGGAAAAGATTTACACAAGCATGGATGTAACGGAGGGTTTGGACAGATTTGGAGTACCCTCGGACCTCGTCAAACTTCTGAAAGTTTATCACGGCTATTTCAACAGGCAATCGACGAGTAAAATGGCAAACGACAAACGAGGCGAGAAAGCTGAGCACAGATTTCTCACAGAATTCCATACGATG ggaaaaattatcaaccaGAAGAAAGCTGGATAA